One genomic region from Rubinisphaera margarita encodes:
- the murJ gene encoding murein biosynthesis integral membrane protein MurJ: protein MSSTEQSSMESNGSPAALPKSSPHWMRHVRHVGLLTLVSRILGLLRDIGMAALFGNGPLLDAFTLAFRLPNLSRRLFGEGALTTAFLPKYVAALEEDRTEAEELATAVLGLLVGLLSLLTLFASLILYVLLVTDVLGASSRTMLILTAQMLPYVVLICLTAQMCAMLNAEGIFATPAAVPIVLNAVWIVAVFCLAPRFSGTDRQMEIIVLAILIGGVLQVGLPAAALWMKGFRLRWRSWQRLRAAWRIFVSMMPIVFGLSITQINAICDGALAWWFAQPEQGEWIAPGSASALYFGQRMYQFPLGIFGVAMGTVLFARLAMHVKSHRRDLVAHDVHEGLRFTAVIGLPASAGMMILAHPIASALLERGQFDAFDTLQTAQTIVAYGSGVWAYLGITVLQRVFYAMNDARTPVRIGLTAVGLNLVLNFPLMLLLGGAGLAWATAIAAALQVVLLQRALRTTLETPVGHPGLPWTGKVLLATFLMSAAVLGGDALWPESESKMMELLALAVSMVLAVFVYAASLQILQVDELARILGFRGKREAQETASDLDSNRHEK, encoded by the coding sequence ATGTCATCCACCGAACAGAGTTCCATGGAATCGAACGGGTCTCCCGCAGCCCTGCCGAAGTCCTCTCCGCATTGGATGCGGCACGTTCGCCACGTGGGGCTGCTCACGCTAGTCAGTCGCATCTTGGGACTGCTGCGGGACATCGGCATGGCGGCCCTGTTTGGCAACGGCCCTCTGCTGGATGCCTTCACGCTTGCCTTTCGCCTTCCTAACCTCAGCCGGCGGCTCTTTGGAGAGGGGGCCCTCACGACGGCCTTTCTGCCGAAGTACGTCGCGGCACTGGAAGAGGATCGTACTGAAGCCGAGGAACTGGCAACGGCTGTGCTCGGATTGCTGGTCGGTCTTCTGAGTCTCCTTACGCTCTTCGCTTCGCTGATTCTGTACGTCCTGCTGGTAACTGACGTTCTGGGAGCGTCGAGCCGCACAATGCTGATCCTGACCGCTCAGATGCTGCCATACGTGGTTCTGATCTGCCTGACCGCTCAGATGTGCGCCATGCTCAATGCGGAGGGGATTTTCGCGACCCCGGCTGCGGTGCCGATTGTGTTGAATGCCGTCTGGATTGTCGCCGTGTTCTGTCTCGCCCCGCGTTTTTCAGGAACCGACCGGCAGATGGAAATCATTGTGCTGGCAATTCTCATCGGCGGCGTGCTGCAGGTAGGACTGCCGGCAGCGGCTCTCTGGATGAAAGGATTTCGACTGCGGTGGCGGTCCTGGCAACGACTCCGGGCCGCTTGGCGGATCTTCGTGAGCATGATGCCCATCGTTTTCGGTCTCTCCATCACGCAGATCAACGCCATCTGCGATGGTGCTCTGGCCTGGTGGTTCGCACAGCCCGAGCAGGGAGAATGGATTGCACCGGGCTCGGCTTCGGCCCTCTACTTTGGGCAGCGGATGTATCAATTCCCTCTCGGCATCTTCGGCGTCGCGATGGGAACAGTCCTCTTCGCCCGACTCGCGATGCATGTGAAGAGCCATCGAAGGGATCTGGTTGCTCACGATGTGCACGAGGGACTGCGATTCACAGCCGTGATCGGGCTGCCAGCTTCGGCCGGAATGATGATCCTGGCTCATCCGATCGCCTCTGCTCTTCTGGAACGCGGACAGTTTGATGCCTTCGACACTCTGCAGACCGCACAGACGATCGTCGCGTATGGAAGCGGTGTCTGGGCCTATCTCGGGATTACAGTGCTCCAGCGAGTCTTCTACGCGATGAACGACGCCCGAACACCGGTTCGGATCGGCCTGACGGCTGTGGGGCTGAATCTGGTGCTCAACTTTCCACTGATGCTTCTGCTTGGTGGAGCGGGACTCGCATGGGCCACGGCGATTGCCGCAGCCCTGCAGGTTGTTCTGCTCCAGCGGGCCCTGCGCACCACACTCGAGACTCCGGTCGGGCATCCTGGTCTCCCATGGACGGGCAAGGTGTTGCTGGCAACGTTCCTGATGTCGGCTGCCGTTCTGGGAGGCGACGCCCTCTGGCCAGAATCCGAATCGAAGATGATGGAGTTGCTGGCACTGGCCGTTTCAATGGTGCTCGCCGTGTTCGTGTATGCCGCGAGTTTGCAGATTTTACAAGTCGATGAGCTGGCTCGGATCCTTGGATTCAGGGGGAAGCGGGAGGCTCAGGAGACGGCAAGCGATCTCGACTCAAATCGTCACGAGAAGTAA
- a CDS encoding thioredoxin family protein → MFNRFATLAIAVLLTCSTAFAGDFTLDEKVWHKELQKAHVVAKSENKPMLIVFGASWCKFCKKLEDETLNKPEMQAYIQQNFVPVHLDLDEEKAIGKILEVKSLPCTVVLSPNADLLGKVVGYKTEPQLKEQLDKALQTQSVLRQAAQDKTVK, encoded by the coding sequence ATGTTCAACCGATTCGCCACACTGGCCATCGCCGTCCTGCTTACCTGCTCAACCGCCTTCGCCGGCGACTTTACTCTCGATGAGAAAGTCTGGCACAAGGAACTGCAGAAGGCCCATGTTGTCGCCAAGAGTGAGAACAAGCCGATGCTGATCGTCTTCGGCGCCTCGTGGTGCAAGTTCTGTAAGAAGCTGGAAGACGAAACGCTCAACAAGCCGGAAATGCAGGCTTACATTCAGCAGAACTTCGTTCCCGTTCATCTCGATCTCGATGAAGAAAAAGCCATCGGAAAGATCCTCGAAGTCAAATCGCTTCCCTGCACCGTGGTGCTGAGCCCCAATGCCGATCTGCTTGGCAAAGTCGTAGGCTATAAGACCGAGCCCCAGCTGAAAGAACAGCTCGACAAGGCTCTGCAGACCCAGAGCGTGCTCCGTCAGGCGGCTCAGGATAAGACCGTCAAATAA
- the miaA gene encoding tRNA (adenosine(37)-N6)-dimethylallyltransferase MiaA, whose translation MEPDSTLLKRCWFLAGPTAVGKTESSLLLAERLDAEVLSLDSMAIYREMDIGTAKPGVDEQQRVPHHLIDLIDPHEEFSTAEYVRVAWETAANVASRGKVPLFVGGTGLYLRSLLRGVFEGPDADWDYRRQLEARETEEPGILYRLLREVDPVLAARLHPNDQRRIIRGLEVHHLTGEPLSSLQQQAARLPEDRSSNVFWLHPEREWLYERIDRRVDQMIEQGLVEEVQNLLRRTPPASRTAMQGLGYKEMVDHLEGKAALEEAIEQIKTRTRQFAKRQHTWFRNLEECQEIKVTAKRSPSDLVDELLQRGDRS comes from the coding sequence ATGGAACCAGACTCAACACTGCTGAAACGATGCTGGTTCCTCGCCGGGCCGACTGCAGTCGGAAAGACCGAGTCGTCGCTGCTGCTGGCAGAGCGGCTCGATGCGGAGGTCCTCTCGCTCGATTCCATGGCGATTTATCGCGAGATGGACATCGGTACGGCCAAGCCGGGTGTCGATGAGCAGCAGCGAGTGCCGCATCATCTGATCGACCTCATCGATCCCCACGAGGAGTTCAGTACGGCCGAGTACGTGAGGGTTGCCTGGGAAACCGCGGCCAACGTCGCCAGTCGGGGCAAGGTGCCGTTGTTCGTCGGCGGGACGGGACTATATTTGAGGTCGCTGCTGCGAGGCGTTTTCGAAGGGCCCGACGCCGACTGGGATTACCGTCGCCAGCTCGAAGCCCGGGAGACGGAAGAGCCGGGAATTCTGTACCGCTTGCTCCGCGAAGTGGATCCAGTTCTCGCGGCGAGGCTGCATCCGAATGATCAGCGCCGAATCATCCGCGGGCTGGAAGTGCATCACCTTACCGGAGAGCCGTTGTCCTCCCTCCAGCAGCAGGCCGCCCGTTTGCCCGAAGACCGGTCTTCTAACGTCTTCTGGCTGCATCCCGAGCGTGAATGGCTGTATGAGCGGATTGACCGCCGTGTCGATCAGATGATTGAGCAGGGACTTGTGGAGGAGGTTCAAAATCTGTTGCGTCGAACGCCGCCCGCATCCCGCACCGCCATGCAGGGGCTCGGCTACAAGGAGATGGTCGATCATCTCGAGGGAAAAGCAGCGCTCGAGGAAGCCATTGAGCAGATCAAGACTCGGACCCGGCAGTTCGCCAAGCGGCAGCACACCTGGTTCCGCAATCTCGAAGAGTGCCAAGAAATAAAGGTGACCGCAAAACGGTCACCTTCAGATCTGGTCGATGAGTTGTTGCAGCGTGGCGATCGGTCCTGA
- the rplU gene encoding 50S ribosomal protein L21, translating into MFAIIEDSGRQFKVAPGAEITVDLREGLEEGGSLKFERVLLANGGGDSVIGKPAIEGASIAATVVSPLHKGPKLEVQKFRRRKNSRRHTGHRQKYAIVKIGDFDVPGLQIVEKKEEPQEQAAE; encoded by the coding sequence ATGTTTGCAATTATTGAAGATAGTGGACGCCAGTTCAAAGTGGCTCCCGGTGCAGAAATCACCGTTGACCTCCGCGAAGGTCTGGAAGAAGGCGGCTCGTTGAAGTTCGAGCGAGTTCTGCTCGCCAACGGGGGTGGAGACAGCGTGATCGGCAAACCGGCCATCGAAGGGGCCAGCATTGCCGCAACCGTCGTCAGCCCGCTGCACAAGGGACCGAAGCTGGAAGTCCAGAAGTTCCGTCGCCGCAAGAACTCCCGTCGTCACACGGGTCATCGCCAGAAGTACGCCATCGTGAAAATCGGCGACTTCGATGTGCCGGGTCTCCAAATTGTGGAGAAAAAAGAAGAACCGCAGGAACAGGCCGCCGAATAG
- a CDS encoding Rne/Rng family ribonuclease, producing MKTEMLVNVYQPEESRIAIVEDGVLEELYVERNSRESFVGNIYKGRVVNIEPSIQAAFVDFGVGTNGFLHVSDVEAEYFKHLPPVENTRSPRGGDKSRPGNGRKRPGSERSVAGKPSIQQIFKRGDEVLVQVIKDGIGNKGPTLSTYISIPGRYLVLMPALQRVGISRKIESIDDRKKLRDIIKQLAPPEGLGFIVRTAGIDRTEKDLRRDMNYLLRLWKTIVRRIEKHPAPVDIYQESDMITRTIRDIYTSEIDCVLIDDQTQFERARDFMKVVLPKQVDRVQYYDGAEPLFHKYKIEQEISNIQARTVPLKGGGSIVIDQTEALVAIDVNSGTHRVDDNAEETAYQVNLKAAREISRQLRLRDLGGVIVNDFIDMRQEKHRRGVERELREAVKRDRARTKVLRISPFGLIEMTRQRIRPSLKRSIYEDCPCCNGTGYVKTAESVAIEVMREMMRASSQENIRRIYVELNHRVASYLSNKKRKELLVLEDKNRVVINFEARYDVTPNHMEIRCQDEFGVDVPFSHSMNSK from the coding sequence ATGAAAACCGAAATGCTGGTCAATGTTTACCAGCCCGAGGAAAGTCGTATCGCGATCGTCGAAGACGGCGTCCTCGAAGAGCTCTATGTGGAGCGAAACAGCCGCGAAAGCTTCGTCGGCAACATCTATAAAGGCCGGGTCGTCAACATCGAGCCGAGCATTCAGGCCGCATTCGTTGACTTCGGCGTCGGCACCAACGGCTTCCTGCATGTCAGTGATGTCGAAGCCGAGTACTTCAAGCACCTTCCGCCGGTCGAAAACACCCGCAGCCCCCGCGGTGGCGACAAATCCCGCCCCGGTAACGGCCGCAAACGTCCGGGCAGCGAACGCTCCGTCGCCGGCAAGCCTTCGATTCAGCAGATCTTCAAGCGGGGTGATGAAGTCCTCGTTCAGGTGATCAAAGACGGCATCGGCAACAAAGGCCCGACGCTTTCGACCTACATCAGCATCCCCGGCCGCTATCTCGTCCTCATGCCGGCCCTGCAGCGGGTCGGTATCAGCCGCAAAATCGAGAGTATTGATGATCGCAAGAAGCTGCGCGATATCATCAAGCAGCTCGCGCCTCCGGAAGGGCTGGGCTTCATCGTCCGCACCGCCGGGATTGACCGCACGGAGAAAGATCTCCGCCGGGACATGAACTATCTGCTGCGGCTCTGGAAGACCATCGTCCGCCGCATCGAGAAGCATCCCGCGCCGGTCGATATCTACCAGGAAAGCGACATGATCACGCGGACGATCCGCGATATCTACACCAGTGAGATCGATTGTGTCCTCATCGACGATCAAACCCAGTTCGAGCGGGCCCGCGACTTCATGAAGGTCGTCCTGCCCAAACAGGTCGACCGGGTTCAGTACTACGACGGAGCAGAGCCGCTGTTCCACAAGTACAAGATCGAACAGGAAATCAGCAACATTCAGGCTCGGACCGTCCCCCTCAAGGGTGGCGGATCGATCGTGATCGACCAGACCGAAGCCCTCGTCGCCATCGACGTGAACAGCGGAACGCATCGTGTCGATGACAATGCCGAAGAGACGGCCTATCAGGTGAACCTCAAGGCGGCTCGGGAAATCTCCCGCCAGCTGCGACTCCGCGATCTCGGCGGGGTGATCGTGAACGACTTCATCGACATGCGGCAGGAAAAACATCGCCGCGGCGTCGAACGGGAACTGCGGGAAGCGGTGAAACGCGACCGGGCCCGCACGAAAGTGCTGCGAATCAGCCCGTTCGGACTGATCGAAATGACCCGCCAGCGAATTCGCCCGTCACTCAAGCGGAGCATTTACGAAGACTGTCCCTGCTGCAACGGAACAGGCTACGTCAAGACGGCCGAAAGTGTCGCCATCGAAGTGATGCGGGAAATGATGCGGGCCTCCAGCCAGGAGAATATCCGCAGGATTTACGTCGAATTGAATCACCGCGTCGCCTCGTATCTGTCGAACAAGAAACGCAAGGAATTGCTCGTTCTTGAGGACAAGAACAGAGTGGTCATCAACTTTGAAGCCCGTTATGACGTGACGCCCAACCACATGGAAATCCGCTGTCAGGACGAATTTGGAGTCGATGTGCCATTTTCTCACAGCATGAACTCGAAATAG